One region of Microbacterium rhizosphaerae genomic DNA includes:
- a CDS encoding YhgE/Pip domain-containing protein — protein sequence MILHIERARSRRPVTWLTIVGAILLPVVVGGILVVALYNPTSRLDSMHAAIVNNDQPVTINGQMVPLGRQLTAGLVKGSPTLDSNLDWTISNTSDAAKGLKDGTYQAVITIPKGFSAAATSIGGTTPEQATIRVTTSPQALVVDEAISQQVATTAASVMGTTLTETYLNKVFLGFTTLGDNLQSAAGGASQLADGAKQTADGATSLAAGVAGLSSGASGVSSGASGLSGGAANLSNGLNAWADGAAKAAAGLDKWAAGAQPIADGTSALAGGLTKTSEQLAQIPAVPPSAVDAINAVAGNPQKYKDQAAASAADLQQLASSCTPQGSQFCQELQVAADNAQKALPTFNSMIDSSGQMAAVVNGLPALQGGIATMAASAGQLAGGMQQLATGAQGAASGVDQLAAGARQLAGGGSQLAGGASQLAGGASQLAVGASGASDGASQLAGGATQLAGGVSSLASGLDKAASSIPRYTDAQAKDLASVVATPVATKGGSSSLFGASAIPLLATLALWVGSIGTFIAVQAVPRGSLTSRRSSAMLALRAYGPGAAIGAVQGLLVAGVVQLAASYDWGTWSLFAAVCVVAGLAFAAVNQALVAVFGGAGRWLAALVGVLVIATGIVSTVPAVLLSIASIMPTAPAYTAMLGVLGTSGGVGGAIVGLVVWGGLAFVATIVAVTRRRTVSAREVLRVQVA from the coding sequence ATGATTCTCCACATCGAGCGCGCCCGCTCCCGCCGCCCCGTGACATGGCTGACGATCGTCGGCGCCATCCTCCTGCCGGTCGTCGTCGGCGGCATCCTCGTCGTGGCGCTGTACAACCCCACGTCGCGCCTCGACTCGATGCACGCGGCGATCGTGAACAACGACCAGCCCGTGACGATCAACGGGCAGATGGTGCCGCTCGGGCGTCAGCTGACCGCGGGTCTCGTCAAGGGGTCGCCGACTCTCGACAGCAACCTCGACTGGACGATCTCGAACACGTCGGATGCCGCGAAGGGGCTGAAGGACGGCACCTACCAGGCCGTCATCACGATCCCGAAGGGCTTCTCGGCCGCCGCGACCTCCATCGGCGGGACGACCCCCGAGCAGGCGACGATCCGGGTGACGACATCGCCGCAGGCGCTCGTGGTCGACGAGGCGATCTCGCAGCAGGTCGCGACCACCGCCGCATCCGTCATGGGCACGACCCTGACCGAGACCTACTTGAACAAGGTGTTCCTCGGGTTCACGACGCTCGGCGACAACCTGCAGAGCGCCGCCGGCGGAGCGTCGCAGCTCGCGGACGGCGCGAAGCAGACCGCTGACGGCGCGACCAGCCTCGCCGCGGGCGTCGCCGGGTTGTCGAGCGGAGCCTCCGGAGTCTCGAGCGGGGCGAGCGGGCTATCCGGCGGTGCCGCGAACCTCTCGAACGGACTGAACGCGTGGGCCGACGGCGCGGCGAAGGCCGCCGCGGGCCTCGACAAATGGGCAGCCGGCGCACAGCCGATCGCCGACGGGACGAGCGCGCTCGCCGGCGGCCTCACCAAGACCTCGGAGCAGCTGGCCCAGATCCCGGCGGTGCCGCCGAGCGCCGTCGATGCGATCAACGCCGTCGCCGGCAACCCGCAGAAGTACAAGGACCAGGCGGCCGCGTCGGCGGCCGATCTGCAGCAGCTGGCCTCGTCGTGCACGCCGCAGGGTAGTCAATTCTGCCAAGAACTCCAGGTCGCGGCCGACAACGCCCAGAAGGCCCTGCCCACGTTCAACAGCATGATCGACAGTTCCGGTCAGATGGCGGCGGTCGTCAACGGGCTTCCCGCCCTGCAGGGCGGGATCGCGACCATGGCGGCCAGCGCCGGGCAGCTGGCCGGCGGAATGCAGCAGCTCGCCACCGGGGCTCAGGGCGCCGCATCCGGAGTCGATCAGCTCGCCGCAGGCGCGCGGCAGCTCGCGGGCGGCGGTTCGCAGCTCGCCGGCGGCGCATCCCAGCTCGCCGGTGGCGCATCCCAGCTGGCCGTCGGCGCATCCGGTGCCTCTGACGGGGCGTCCCAACTCGCGGGCGGTGCGACACAGCTCGCGGGCGGGGTGTCGTCCCTCGCGAGCGGTCTCGACAAGGCCGCCTCCTCCATCCCGCGCTACACCGATGCGCAGGCGAAGGACCTCGCATCCGTCGTCGCGACGCCCGTCGCCACCAAGGGCGGCTCGTCGTCGCTGTTCGGCGCATCCGCGATTCCGCTGCTCGCGACGCTCGCATTGTGGGTCGGCTCCATCGGCACGTTCATCGCCGTGCAGGCGGTTCCGCGGGGGTCGCTCACGTCGCGCCGGTCGTCCGCGATGCTGGCGCTCCGCGCGTACGGCCCGGGAGCCGCGATCGGCGCCGTCCAGGGCCTGCTCGTCGCCGGGGTCGTGCAGCTCGCGGCGTCGTACGACTGGGGCACCTGGTCGCTGTTCGCCGCAGTCTGCGTCGTCGCGGGGCTGGCGTTCGCGGCCGTCAACCAGGCGCTCGTCGCCGTCTTCGGCGGTGCGGGCCGCTGGCTCGCTGCGCTCGTCGGCGTGCTCGTCATCGCGACCGGCATCGTCTCGACCGTGCCGGCGGTGCTCCTGTCGATCGCATCGATCATGCCGACGGCTCCGGCCTACACCGCGATGCTCGGCGTCCTCGGCACCTCCGGCGGCGTGGGCGGCGCCATCGTCGGACTCGTCGTGTGGGGCGGCCTGGCCTTCGTCGCCACGATCGTCGCGGTCACCCGCCGCAGGACCGTGTCGGCACGCGAGGTCCTCCGGGTCCAAGTGGCCTGA